From Micromonospora auratinigra:
CCGGGCCGACCGGCGCCGGTACGGTCCGGACGCGGACATGCCGGTGAGCGTACGAGAGCCGCCCGCCGACGCGCCACGGTGTTCCGCTCGGACAAGCAGGGACCCGGCCGCGCTGTAGCATGCCGCGCATGTATGCGCTCTACGCGTGGGGAAACTTCATCAGCGAGGTCGGACTCGACCGGCGGCCGGCCTGGCTCGATCCGGCGGTACTGCGCGGCGAGCAACAGGTCGTCGACGAGAGCCTGATGATCGGCGACACCGACACGCTGCTGGTCGACGGTCCGGGCACGCTCTTCGAGATCGATGACGACGACAAGAATCTCGTGCCCGGTCGTGAGCTCGTCGGCCGTGACCTCAGTGGTGTCCTGTGGCGGGTCTCCCGCATCCGGGCAGCCACCGACGGCACCCGCGAGGATGCCCTGCGCATCGTCGCGGCGATCGAGGAGGACGGCGACTACTACGAGGAAGATGAGCGGCACGAGTACAACTCGGTCCCGGTCGGCGAGGTCGTCACCCTCTGGGAAGACGCTCACGGTCAGTGGACGCTGGCCCTGGTCGAGCTCTGAACCAGGGTGACCGCGGACGGTGCACGGCATCGGCCGGCCAGGGCGCCATTGCTCCTCGTGACCAACGGGGACTGAGCAGCCAGGCAGGGGCATGGCGGTGCTCCGGACCGGACGACGCTCCCGAGAGGAGTGCGGATGGAGGCGCGATCGCGTCGGACGCGACGCCGGCTGTGGTGGGCGGCGGCCCTGGTCGTGGTGGTGCTCGCGGCGGGTGCCGTGGCGGCCCTGGCGTATCCGTCGGTCGCGGCCGCCACCTGCCCCCGCTGCTACGGGCTGGAGCCGGTGCGGGACGGCCTCTACGCCGAACGTGGGCTGTCGACTGCCGACCGGCAGCGGCTCGTCGAGACGTACCAGGAGGCGGTGCGGCGGGTCGACGGCTTCTACGGGGGACGCCGTAGCAAGCCGGTGGTGCTGGCCTGCGTGACCGCGGGTTGCTACCGACGCATCGGTGGCGGCGGGGAACGCGGGATCGCGATCCTCGACCGCGCGGTGCTGCTCTCGCCGCGCGGCATCGACCCGGTGATCGCCGCGCACGAGTTGTCGCACGTCGAGTTCCACGAACGGCTGGGCTCCCGGCGGGAGCAGGTCCCCCAGTGGTTCGACGAAGGGCTGGCGGTGCTGGTCGCGGGGGACGCGCGGTATCTGCTGCCGTCCACCGCCGGCGACCGTTGCCGCGACTCCGCGCCGGGCCCGCTGCCGCGCACCCACCCGCAGTGGCTCGCCGCCGCCACCGCCGACGAGCAGGTGTACGCCAGGGCCGCCTGCCGGGTGTTCCGGTGGACCGCGGCGCGCGGCGGCGACCGCGCCGTGCTCGACCTCGTCGACCGCCTCCGCCGTGGCGAACGCTTCACCGACCTCGTCGAGGACTGACCGTCCCGGACCAGCCCTCGGTGCCGTAGCGGCCGGCGACTCAGTGCGTGGCGGTCGTTCCGGTCTGTGGCTGCCACTCCCGCCGGAGCAGTCCGTAGACCCACGAGTCGGAGACGTCGCCGTCGACCACGCAGTCCTCGCGCAGCGTGCCTTCGCGGACGAACCCGAGCTTCTCCAGCACCCGGGCGGACGCCCCGTTACGGGTGTCGGCCTCGGCCTGGACCCGGTTGAGGTCCAGGGTCTCGAACGCCCAGCGCAGCAGCGCGCCGGCGGCTTCCGTCGCGTAGCCGTGGCCCCACGCCGCCTCGCGGAAGCAGTAGCCGAGCGAGGCGCTGCGGTACTCCGGGTTCCACCGCACCAGCGTGCACCAGCCGAGGAAGGCCTGGTCGTCGGCGCGCTGCACGGCCAGCCGGACCCCGGTGCCGTCCGCCGCCAACTGACGGCAGGTCGCGAGGAACTGCTCGGCGCGGGCGCGTTCGGTCCACGGTGCCGAGTCCCAGTAGCGCAGCACGAAGGCGTCGCTGTGCAGGGCGAAGAGGTCGTCGGCGTCCGTGTCGTCGAAGGGGCGCAGGCGCAGCCGGGCGGTGTTCAGCGTGGGGGTGGGCAGTGGCACGGTCGGGTTTCCCTCCGGGCGTGGTGGCCGTTCCACCAGACACCGCGGGGCCCCCGTACACAACGGGTTTTCTTCGGTCGGGCACCGCGCCGCACCCGCGGGCCCGGTCGCGGTTCGTGCGGTCGCACGATGTCCGCCAAACGTCCGCCCGCTCGTCCTGTTCCCGCCGGCGTCGGTGGCATGGGATCTTCTCAGGCCGACGATTGTCGGTTCGAGTGGACCTGTGTGCCGTGCAGGTCGTGTGAACGGGGGCCCATGAAGGCGAAACGACACTGGTGGCACGTCCTGCGGAGGGCCGGACTCGATGCTGCCGTCGCGCAGCAGTCGGTGCGGCCGCGCCGTCCACGATGGCGGGTCCGGCTCGCGGCGGCCACCGCCCTGGTCGCCGTGGTCGGCCTGGCCGCGGTGCCCGCGCCGGCCGGCGCGGCGTTGCCGAACCCGGACTTCGGCGCGAGCATCGACCCGTATGCCGCCTACGACGGGCAGGACACCTGCGATCAGAGCGCGAAGCCCGGTCCGGTCGCGGTCCGCGACATGCTCACCGCCGAGTACGGCAAGCACAATTCCGGGATCGGCCGGGACTGTTCTATCGGCGGCCCCAGCGAGCACAAGGAGGGCCGGGCGCTCGACTACCACTTCGACTACAACGACATCGACGACCGGGCCAGAGCCAAGGACTTCCTGGACTGGCTGCTGGCCACCGACAGGTACGGCAACAAGCACGCCAACGCCCGCCGGTTGGGCGTGATGTACGTGATCTGGAACCGACAGTGGTGGCGGTCGTACCACTCCGACTGGGGCTGGCAGGACTACACCGGAGAAAGCGCGCACACCGACCA
This genomic window contains:
- a CDS encoding GNAT family N-acetyltransferase; amino-acid sequence: MPLPTPTLNTARLRLRPFDDTDADDLFALHSDAFVLRYWDSAPWTERARAEQFLATCRQLAADGTGVRLAVQRADDQAFLGWCTLVRWNPEYRSASLGYCFREAAWGHGYATEAAGALLRWAFETLDLNRVQAEADTRNGASARVLEKLGFVREGTLREDCVVDGDVSDSWVYGLLRREWQPQTGTTATH